The Paraburkholderia hospita genome includes a window with the following:
- a CDS encoding DUF2127 domain-containing protein — translation MRESATRWLPNEKSLHRIFELGLWLKAIFALAEMVAGVATCLVPQRYFLVLALWVTRDEFAEDPHDPVANVLLHIVQHLSVDSQRFAGLYLMGHGVIKLWLVADLLRERLWHFPVSIVVFALLGLSLHIHPFDLATAGDGTGHGCHRPYVGRVPISAKRHLR, via the coding sequence ATGCGTGAGTCGGCTACGCGGTGGCTCCCGAATGAGAAGAGCCTGCACCGGATCTTCGAATTGGGCCTGTGGCTCAAGGCAATCTTTGCGCTTGCGGAAATGGTGGCCGGCGTCGCCACCTGCCTGGTGCCGCAACGGTATTTCCTGGTGCTGGCGCTTTGGGTCACCCGGGATGAGTTCGCTGAAGATCCGCACGATCCGGTAGCAAACGTCCTTCTTCACATCGTGCAGCACCTGTCCGTTGACTCCCAGCGATTCGCCGGACTCTATCTGATGGGTCACGGGGTGATCAAGCTTTGGCTCGTGGCCGACCTGCTGCGCGAGAGGCTCTGGCACTTTCCCGTCTCGATCGTTGTCTTCGCGCTGTTAGGGCTATCGTTACACATACACCCATTCGATCTGGCTACTGCTGGTGACGGCACTGGACATGGTTGTCATCGCCCTTACGTGGGACGAGTACCGATATCTGCGAAGCGGCATTTGAGATAG